From the genome of Aspergillus oryzae RIB40 DNA, chromosome 4:
GGGGAATTTGTTCGACACGTGAGGCTAACCCCCGAAGGAGTTCCATAAATAACTGGATCCGGAAATACTGTACCTGAAACATGACCGTGGCGGGCCTGTGAGCCAGGGCCACAGCTCGATCAATGAAATAGAAACAGGCGAGAAAGAGACGAGAAGCAGTTATTAAAgtaagaaggagaaggtAAAGAATGGAAGGGGGCATAGGACAGATCGACTAGGCGGTGGTGATTCGTTGTCAGCGGGATGTGCTGCTAAGTTGACTTGATTGGGCCGCCAAGACATCCGAGCAGttggcagaaaaaaaaaaagaataacaatgGTAGTATATCAACAATTCGTCTTTGACTGTTTGACGTGAGAGTATTTGGATATTACGCCCTGGATGAGTAACTCTACTTCTATTCGTTTATAAATTAAACCATCACCGGCAATTAACCCGTTTGgctccccttttctcctacATACTAGGCTAATTATCGGCGATTGGAAGCGTATGAAAGGATCAAAATTGAAAATGAACCGGTTGACTCagttcaaaaaaaaaaaaaaaaaaaaaaaagaaaaagaaaaagaaaaagaaaaaaaggctATTAGCCAGAGTGATCTTGTCACCAATACAAGGGGTCGATTGAGAGAATGTGCCTCAGGCTACCAAGTGCTGATGCATAATCGCATCACTGACTAACCTAAAGCATAACGAAGACATATCCAGACCGTTATGCAGCGGTATGACGTCGAcctcatttttcttttatttctGTTGAACGGGTCTAGTTCCAGTCACTTCCAGTTTTAGTTGCTTGCCATTTTAGGTTACGGGAAAATTTGCAGGTGGATCCGTCGGAAGTGCATCCACAATCAGGCACATCCTCAGTCTCGACCTTGCCAGGCATATATGCCAAACGTAACAGATCTTGGCACTTCACATGATGGATCAACAGAAAACTCAGTAATATAGTCTTCTCATACGTTTCGTCTTAattttctccattcttctAGTTTCTTCTATATTTCCAAGTCCCATATagagagagcgagagagagGTCCAATGACCAAGGTGCACCCGTGATCGACCTAAACTGAATTCGtattgctttccttctccgcttTCCGACTTGATCCTACGAAACCAAACCCGTTTGAAACTCAAAAGGGACCACCCTCATTCTTCACGACCCAGCCAAGAGGGCATCTGAGAGCACGTTGTGGCTCGTGAGTAGGGGGGTGGTTGGCCACATCACTCGCATCTGAGTCCCTGAGCGAAATCTAATCATTTAATCAATCTCGCATACCGGAACTTCGTCATTGCGTCTTCTTGCCGGATCAACGGTTTCATGGGTGGCGGAGACCTAGAATTCTTTTGCGTTCCTTGATTCCCACTGGGGCCTTTTAGCTGCTTTCCTTAAGCTGGTTTAGCGGCTTGAGTCCCCATCCAACAACGTGTTTCCAGCCCAATCCCATTCTACGCAATAACAACCATGGCCACCGACGGTGGTCCCCTCGCGGCCTCGTCTGCGTCTCTCGATTCAAGTCTAAGCCCTCTTCATGCAtctccctcaccctcctcaacctaCACTGCTTCGTCCCTCGCCCTATCTGCTCCCGCCATAGCCGCAAGCTTTTCCGTGGCTTCGACCTTTTCAAATTCTCTTATCCCACCCCCACCGTTACCCCCTCCTACGCCTTCAACCATGGCGGGGTGGTTCGGATgggtgttttctttctttttccaggtCATTCCAAGCGTCCTATACTGGGTGATAACGTTTGCGACCATCACGCTGCCCACATGGCTATTCACGCTCTTCTCAATGAGCTTGACCTTCACTATGAATTTCACCACTCTGTAAGTATCCTAACCCGTGCAATGGGATGCTCTGTCGATCGCGCGGTGAAACGCTGACACAATGCTTCAATTGATCCACAGCTTGTTGATCGCGCTGGCGATCGTATCAACGATCAGTTGGTTTATCCGTTATCGGTTCTTGAATATGTATAGTCGTCTGCCTTCGGAACCCCAGCGCAAAGAACCCcatctcgatctcttccccGATGTCCAGGAAGGGGACTCCAAACCGGGCCTGGCCAATTACCTAGACGAATTTCTAAGCGCCATCAAGGTGTTTGGTTACCTCGAACGGCCTGTATTTCATGAATTGACACGTACCATGCAAACGAGGAAGTTGATTGCTGGGGAAACCTtgatgctggaggaagagaaaggctTCTGTCTTGTGGTGGATGGCTTGGTCCAGATATTCGTCAAGTCCATGCGGGACGGGAAACCAAATGTAGACGAAGGTTCAAACCACATGGGAGCCGAGTCTTCTGATGAGGACGATCATCGTGTGGACGGAAAGCAAGGTTATCAACTGCTCACAGAAGTCAAGAACGGTGCCTCCATGTcgtccttgttctccatcCTGTCCTTGTTCACCGAGGATATCCAACTACGAGCCAGCGAAGGCTCGTCGTCTAGTGCATCCAGTGTAGGCCCTAGCACCAATGCTCGGGTATCTGACTCGTTTCCAGCGAGCCCTCACGGCTTAGAGGACAGTCCTCGTTCTAATTTCGTTAGAGATCATGGTGACTCCGTCGCCCATATAAGCAACAGTAATGGGGAGCTTCTGCCATCCGTCCCGCCCCTAAACCTAGGAGAAAGCCATGCTATGCCCATCCAGGAGCCTTACCCGAAACCAAGGAGCCAGCCAGGCAAGAGGCGGCGCAAGTCAGTCCATCCAGATATTGTGGCTCGAGCCATGGTGGACACGACCATTGCCATCATCCCGGCCAGCGCCTTCCGCCGTCTGACGAGGGTCTATCCGAGAGCGACCGCCCATATTGTCCAGGTGATCCTGACACGGCTCCAAAGAGTAACGTTCGCCACGGCACATTCTTATCTAGGTCTCAACAATGATGTACTGGGCATTGAAAAACAGATGACCAAGTTCACGACTCAGGATCTACCCAATGAAATGCGTGGGGCCGCGTTAGATCGCCTCAAGGACAAATTTATTAAAGAGCGAGACCGCCTGGGCCCggaagagatcatcaagggcaTCGCACTTCACAATCCTTTTGCTGGCAGAAGGCGCCGATCCAGTAGCTTCCTGAGGAAAGAAGCAGTTCTCCATGCAAAGATGGCAGCACAATCGAAGCGACCAGTGAGCATGGCCAGCCCAGAGGATATCTCCGGTGACCGTGAGTCGGCAGGGCCTAGCCCCGGGGATCTGTTGTCTACCATTCAACTCTCCCGGTTTGGCCCTCGATACGAGCACTTAGCTCCGAAACTGCTCAGCCCATTAACAGATAAAGAGAATCCCCCCTTTATGGCTCCTGTTATGCACAGTTCGCCTTTTCATCGAAAGAAGGACGCTGTTGACGAGGATGCCCTGTTCAGAGAATCCATACTGGATTGCATCATGAATGGCATTGGACTCACTAGCAGCACTCGCGATGTCTTACGTAAGAGCAGTCACACCTCTGGGGACATATCCCCAAAGCTACTTTCATACGATTCTCGGCGGCAAAAGGCCGTGTTCACTAATAATGCATTCGGCTTCATCGACCCTTACGATAGTTCTGCGGATGGTGAGACGGAATCAATGATGTCAATGTCCATGACCAGCGCTGGTGGGACATCGCCTATCGTCAATCTGCGAGAAGAGCTTCGAAATGACATCGAGATCGTCTATTTCCCCCAGGGTTCAGTGCTGGTGGAGCAGGGGGAACGCCATCCAGGCCTGTACTATGTGATCGACGGATTCCTAGACGTAGGTATCCCTGTATCCgacaaaggagaagatcttgTGGGCGGCTCGAGACCGGTATATGGCCAGCCACCTGAGGAATTCTTTCCGACCTTGAAGCGGACGACGACCAGCTCCTCTCGAGTTTCGGGTGTGACGAGTGCCACAAATGATACTAAGCGGAAAAGGCAGTCGCGAAAGTCACTCTATCTTATCAAGCCTGGTGGTATTCAAGGATACGTCGGATCCGTTGCATCTTACAGGTCCTATACGGACGTGGTGGCGAAAACAGATGTGTATGTCGGGTTCCTTCCAAGGTcatccttggaaagaatCGCCGAGCGTTACCCTATTGCGCTGTTAACCCTGGCAAAGCGATTGACaagtcttcttcctcgtttgCTTCTTCACATCGACTTCGCCCTAGAATGGGTGCAAGTAAGTGCAGGCCAAGTCATCTATCACCAGGGGGATGAGAGTGATGCAATCTATCTTGTTTTAAATGGGCGTCTACGGTCTGTTCTCGAAGGTACAGATGGCAAGATTACAGTTGTTGGCGAATATGGTCAGGGAGAAAGCGTTGGGGAGCTAGAGGTCATGACAGAGTCGACACGCCCGGCAACTCTACACGCCATTCGGGATACTGAGCTAGCTAAATTCCCGCGGTCCCTTTTCAACAGTCTTGCCCAGGAACACCCGGGAATTACTATCCAGGTTTCTAAGCTCATTGCCCAGCGGATGCGAGATCTCGTCGAGCTTCCCATGCCTGAGAAGGGAGGTGAGCATGCCAACGTTGGAAGCGTCAAGACCGCTGCCTCTGTGGTAAACCTCCGTACTGTTGGTATACTTCCCGTAACGGCTGGGGTTCCCGTGGTAGAATTTGGCCACCGCCTGCAGAACGCGCTTCACCAGATCGGCGTGACGAACGGCGTTACCTCCCTCAACCAAGCGGCGATCTTGAACCATCTCGGACGACATGCTTTCAGCAAGATGGGGAAATTGAAGTTGTCCCAGTATCTGGCCGACCTCGAAGAAAAGTATGGGATGGTACTCTATATCGCAGACACCAATGTGAACTCTCCATGGACACAGACCTGCATCACGCAAGCCGACTGCATTCTGCTCGTTGGCCTTGCCGAGTCATCGCCTAGTATCGGTGAGTACGAAAGATTTCTACTTGGGATGAAGACAACGGCTAGAAAAGAACTTGTGTTGCTACATTCCGAGCGGTACTGCCCTCCCGGACTGACGCGCCAATGGCTAAAGAACCGGATGTGGATCAACGGTGGCCACCATCATATTCAGATGGGCTTCCGCTTAACCCCTGAGCCCTCACATCCGCAGGCGAAACGGCTTGGAGCTGTACTGAAACAACGTGTTCAAGTTATCCAGGCAGAAATCCAAAAATACACCTCGCGGCGGATTCGCCAGACGCCTCTCTACTCGGCACAAACTCCGTTCAAGGGCGACTTCCATCGCCTGGCTCGCCGACTTTGTGGCAGGTCTGTTGGACTCGTTCTtggtggcggaggagctCGGGGTATCGCCCAAGTTGGCGTCATCAAAGCACTGGAAGAGGCCGGGATCCCTATCGACATCATTGGTGGTACATCTATCGGCTCATTCATTGGAGCTTTGTATGCACGGGATGCGGATGTGGTTCCCATGTATGGTCGAGCGAAGAAGTTTGCCGGTCGCATGGCGAGCATGTGGCGGTTTATGCTGGATCTAACGTATCCTACCACCTCTTACACCACTGGCCATGAGTTCAACCGGGGAATCTTCAAGACGTTTGGAGATAGCCAAATCGAGGACTTTTGGCTGGAGTACTActgcaacaccaccaacatcagcAAATCACGGCCTGAATTCCACTCGTCGGGTTATACTTGGCGCTACGTGCGTGCATCGATGTCATTGGCCGGCCTAATTCCCCCGATTTGCGACGAGGGCAGCATGCTACTTGACGGCGGGTACATCGACAACCTTACAGTGACCCACATGAAGGGACTCGGGGCCGATGTGATTTTTGCCGTCGATGTGGGCTCAATCGATGACAACACGCCTCAAGGGTACGGTGATTCGCTGTCCGGGTTCTGGACCGTGCTCAACCGTTGGAACCCGTTCTCCGCTTGCCCCAACCCTCCCACGCTGTCCGAAATCCAAGCACGACTCGCATACGTGTCATCGATCGACAATCTAGAACGGGCTAAAAACACCCCAGGCTGTCTGTATATGCGTCCTCCCATTGACCCATACGGAACCCTTGAGTTCGGCAAGTTCGATGAGATCTACCAGGTAGGCTACGCATATGGCAAGCAGTATCTAGAGAAACTGCGCAGTGAAGGATCCCTGCCGTTACCGGAGGagacagaagagaaaaagaagctaCAACGTACCTTGGCGCCTCGGCGAGCAAGTATTTAAGTTCCGCCATCTCCATTGCCGACCCACTGTATTACGAATGACGAATTTGAAACAGCGAATGGAGTTTTGAGGATTTCATCTCCAGGTTAAACCTTCTTTGTGCCTATTGGACCAGCATTTTTTGTGTCTAGAGCAAGCGCCTCGCACTATACCAACAGCGTTATCATTGACATCGGATATGATAGACTTCGCAGATAGAagtatacagtacatacagtTCATTCATCGAAAACAGTCAATTCACTCTCATTATACATATCAGAAATATGCTATTTCACCTAATACAATGCTGCAGCAGGGCAGTTTGGAACCTATAATGCTGTGTCGTCCCTACATCGAACAGCCTATTTATATCTCGCGTTTGCACGATACACAAGAACTTCGCCTATTGCATCTATTTCACAATGCTTTTGGAGTTGCTCCATCCTATAATATTTAGTTTGCTGAAAGGTTCGATGCGAGGTTCTTTAGGCTTACCAGTGTGAGACAAGCTGCGATGGCACAACAATCAATGTCGTCCTCACAGGGCCAGTTGGGTCAGGAGGTCTCCCATCGACGATATTGGCTACGTATACATTAGCCACCACGGACCTTACCAGCCATCATATTAGAAAGATACTCACCAAGAGTTTGAATCGTTTCCCCAAATCCCATGGTATCACACAGACTCTGCCGTTTCGATTGTCCATTCAGCGCTGGAGAAGGATCCCTTACGGCTGGGTTCCCTGCTGTTTGGTGGACCCCACTAGGGTGTTGAATATAGAGTGGCTTCTGTTTCTTATCAGATCTCTTAGAAGAAGGCTCTGTTGTAGGAGTAAAAGGCTGCTGGTGCTTAAGGATAGATAGGGACAATGGAATAGTTATTCTCGACCGCGGCTAGTGTAAGAATAACGTTGAACCTATATAGAAAAGTATACTTTACTTTCTGTTAGAAGACTTCTATCTTAAGTTAGATCTAGAAATAGGTATCTAGAATACTCTTGTTCTATCTTTACGAGATCTAATAAAAAGATTTATTTATACTTGGTAGTAGCACTGGGTGTCAGACCGACTTTTTAATCGCGGTTCTATCTTCCAAATAAGCTGACCACTGCACTGGCTGTTGAAGCTGAAGCCTCCGCACTAGTCTCTGACAGCTCAGATAGTATCGTATCTAGATTACTGATCAATGATGTTAGCTATTCAACATCTGGAACGTCACCGATGTCTCTGTCAAGAACTTCTACGTGAAGCAGCCCCAGCTGTGGTCGATCAACCTCATGAACGGAACTAACGTCCTGCTCGAGAACATTATAGTCTCTACCAAATTAAGCAAGCAGCCCGATGGCGAAAATTGGGTCCAAAATACTGATGGTCTCGGTATGTATCGACATATTTTCTCGCTCCTCACCAATAAAAAAACCGTCTCTTCCAGCCCAGAGCGACCTACTGATTACAGACACAGATACCATGGACGTAAACCATGTCCAGGTCACCAATTTCACCTACACAGGCGGCGATGACTGCATAGCCCTGAAGCCACGGTCCTATAACGTTACTGTTACTGGTGCCACCTGTAATGGTGGTAATGGTATACCCATCGGTAGCATTGGGGAGTATCTGGAGGACAGCAGTGTCAAGGATGTCTATATGAGCGATCTGAAGGTAAGTAGAGCTTAGGGGTAGTAGCTAGAAAAGTGCATCTAACATTATCTACAGGTCCCTGGAACACTATGGTCGACCAGAACAATGGGGGGGAATTCGTCGACCGCGGGCACCAGCAAATTGACAATCTCGGATATCCACCTTAAAAGATTTCCATGGCAAAAGCCTCGGACAATACAGCAACCATGAACAGATGGAAGTGCTCTGTACTAAGTCTGAACTTTGGAATACGCAGACCGCACATGCATGGCATCCAGATGTCCCCAAGTCATGTCAAATACGGTTGTCCAAACTTTGAACGGGCCACCTCGACTTATACCTAGTGTGGTAGTATCGCGAGGATACGGGGCAATGCGTCGACTTTGTATGGACTGCATGATTCGAGCGCGAGCTCTTCGATAACTCAAATTATCGCCGTAGGCACGAGTCATACGCTCTCGTGCCGTTTACGTCCCTGCCCTTGTACACAACGTAGTGACATGGCCTTTGAATAACTTGATCTATAGGCAGGCGTCTGACCGAAGATTCAGTGCAAGAGAGCTTATATTATAAGGAGCGTAAGATTGTAATATAAATATGTCACATGAATTCCCGGATATCGAAATTACAAATATTAGTATACCCCCCATCACGTCAATTCATCCATCTATAACCTGCATACTTCTCCCTTTGCCAATACACCGCGAGTAGATTGGCTTCTCGTCACTCGTGATAGGTATATTATTACGTATGCGTAGTGCATGCCATGGGAAACCCGTTCAGTGGTATCGTGAATCGTTCTCGTGGATTGTCTGGTCCGCCTGCCCTATCCGTGCCTGATAAGAGGACGACAGAGTAGTTGACGCTTAGGCTGTGGCGACTGGGGCATCAGCGGGACCGCCGTGAGCACCGCCGGTCTTTTCGCGGACTGGGACATTCTCGCGGCGGTAAGCCCAGAGACCAAGGACCTCGAGGAACATGCCGAAGAAGGTAAAGATGCTGAACCTCTGTTAGTGTCTGGGAATATGGTTGATAGAAGTTGGACAGCTT
Proteins encoded in this window:
- the nte1 gene encoding lysophospholipase (predicted esterase of the alpha-beta hydrolase superfamily (Neuropathy target esterase), contains cAMP-binding domains), which translates into the protein MATDGGPLAASSASLDSSLSPLHASPSPSSTYTASSLALSAPAIAASFSVASTFSNSLIPPPPLPPPTPSTMAGWFGWVFSFFFQVIPSVLYWVITFATITLPTWLFTLFSMSLTFTMNFTTLRLPSEPQRKEPHLDLFPDVQEGDSKPGLANYLDEFLSAIKVFGYLERPVFHELTRTMQTRKLIAGETLMLEEEKGFCLVVDGLVQIFVKSMRDGKPNVDEGSNHMGAESSDEDDHRVDGKQGYQLLTEVKNGASMSSLFSILSLFTEDIQLRASEGSSSSASSVGPSTNARVSDSFPASPHGLEDSPRSNFVRDHGDSVAHISNSNGELLPSVPPLNLGESHAMPIQEPYPKPRSQPGKRRRKSVHPDIVARAMVDTTIAIIPASAFRRLTRVYPRATAHIVQVILTRLQRVTFATAHSYLGLNNDVLGIEKQMTKFTTQDLPNEMRGAALDRLKDKFIKERDRLGPEEIIKGIALHNPFAGRRRRSSSFLRKEAVLHAKMAAQSKRPVSMASPEDISGDRESAGPSPGDLLSTIQLSRFGPRYEHLAPKLLSPLTDKENPPFMAPVMHSSPFHRKKDAVDEDALFRESILDCIMNGIGLTSSTRDVLRKSSHTSGDISPKLLSYDSRRQKAVFTNNAFGFIDPYDSSADGETESMMSMSMTSAGGTSPIVNLREELRNDIEIVYFPQGSVLVEQGERHPGLYYVIDGFLDVGIPVSDKGEDLVGGSRPVYGQPPEEFFPTLKRTTTSSSRVSGVTSATNDTKRKRQSRKSLYLIKPGGIQGYVGSVASYRSYTDVVAKTDVYVGFLPRSSLERIAERYPIALLTLAKRLTSLLPRLLLHIDFALEWVQVSAGQVIYHQGDESDAIYLVLNGRLRSVLEGTDGKITVVGEYGQGESVGELEVMTESTRPATLHAIRDTELAKFPRSLFNSLAQEHPGITIQVSKLIAQRMRDLVELPMPEKGGEHANVGSVKTAASVVNLRTVGILPVTAGVPVVEFGHRLQNALHQIGVTNGVTSLNQAAILNHLGRHAFSKMGKLKLSQYLADLEEKYGMVLYIADTNVNSPWTQTCITQADCILLVGLAESSPSIGEYERFLLGMKTTARKELVLLHSERYCPPGLTRQWLKNRMWINGGHHHIQMGFRLTPEPSHPQAKRLGAVLKQRVQVIQAEIQKYTSRRIRQTPLYSAQTPFKGDFHRLARRLCGRSVGLVLGGGGARGIAQVGVIKALEEAGIPIDIIGGTSIGSFIGALYARDADVVPMYGRAKKFAGRMASMWRFMLDLTYPTTSYTTGHEFNRGIFKTFGDSQIEDFWLEYYCNTTNISKSRPEFHSSGYTWRYVRASMSLAGLIPPICDEGSMLLDGGYIDNLTVTHMKGLGADVIFAVDVGSIDDNTPQGYGDSLSGFWTVLNRWNPFSACPNPPTLSEIQARLAYVSSIDNLERAKNTPGCPWNTMVDQNNGGEFVDRGHQQIDNLGYPP